In the genome of Hydrogenophaga sp. PBL-H3, the window GGTCTTTTTGGCCAACGGCTTGATGCGCTCGACCAGCGCGTCGCCAGCAATGATGTCAACGCCGGCGTCTTTGTACGAAAGGGGGGTAGTGGAAGAGGTCATGAGAATGCTGGCCCGGTGGTAGTGGGGAGGGGTGGGCGGCGCGGTCGTTGGAGCGGGACGCTGGGCGGGTGGGGGGCTTTCGGGTACCCTGAGAGTGGCCCGATAGAATTTGCCCCAGATTTTAAGGGGTCGCCCTCGCGGCCTCATCGACCCTCGCGCTCCATGCCACTGACCCCCAACCAGATCCGCGCCTTGATCTGGGCCCTGATCGCTGTGGTGAGTGCTCTGCTGCTCTCCCTGCTGGCACCGGTGCTCATGCCTTTCCTGCTGGCCGCCGTGCTGGCGTACGCGCTGCACCCGCTGGTGGAGCGGCTGCACGCCCGGCGCGTGCCGCGCTGGCTCGGCGCGGGTCTGGCCATCGCGCTGCTCATGCTGGTGCTGATCGCCGTCATGTTGCTCATCGTGCCGGTGATCACCAAGCAGGTGCCGCTGCTGCGCGAGCAGGTGCCAGTGCTGCTGGACCGCCTGAACGACGCGCTGCTGCCGCTGGCCACCCGCTTCGGTGTCAACCTGCAGGTGGACGTGACGCAGGTGCGCGAATGGCTGCGCACCCTGATCACCGGCAACGAGAGCGAGCTGATCAACGGTCTGCTGTCGTCACTGCGCATCGGCGGCAGTGCGCTGGCCGCCGTGATCGGCAACCTGTTCCTCATGCCCATCGTGGCCTACTACCTGCTGCTGGACTGGACGAACCTGGTCACGCGCGCCAAGGGCCTGATCCCACCCCGCTGGCGCGAGAGCGTGCAAGGCTTTCTGAACGAAACCGACGAGGTGCTGGGCCAGTACCTGCGCGGCCAATTGCTGGTCATGGCCGTGCTCGCGGTGCTCTACACCGTGGCCCTGGCGCTGGTCGGGCTGGATCTCGCGCTGCCGATCGGCGTGTTCACCGGGCTGGCGGTGTTCGTGCCCTACCTGGGTTTTGGCCTGGGCCTGGTGATGGCGCTGTTTGCCGCGCTGCTGCAGTTTCAGACCGTGCTCGGGGTGGCCCTGGTGGGGGGCGTCTATCTGGTGGGTCAATTGATCGAGAGCCTGTACCTCACGCCGCGCCTGCTGGGTGAGCGCATCGGCCTGCACCCGATTGCGGTCATCTTCGCCTTGCTGGCGTTTGGGCACCTGTTTGGCTTCGTGGGTGTACTGAT includes:
- a CDS encoding AI-2E family transporter — translated: MPLTPNQIRALIWALIAVVSALLLSLLAPVLMPFLLAAVLAYALHPLVERLHARRVPRWLGAGLAIALLMLVLIAVMLLIVPVITKQVPLLREQVPVLLDRLNDALLPLATRFGVNLQVDVTQVREWLRTLITGNESELINGLLSSLRIGGSALAAVIGNLFLMPIVAYYLLLDWTNLVTRAKGLIPPRWRESVQGFLNETDEVLGQYLRGQLLVMAVLAVLYTVALALVGLDLALPIGVFTGLAVFVPYLGFGLGLVMALFAALLQFQTVLGVALVGGVYLVGQLIESLYLTPRLLGERIGLHPIAVIFALLAFGHLFGFVGVLIALPASAVLLVAMRRAKRGYLASQMYLGEAPRVHTTGADE